From the genome of Brevibacterium sp. JSBI002, one region includes:
- a CDS encoding spermidine/putrescine ABC transporter substrate-binding protein, which produces MVRQRPDVTFLAPRAASARLSRRALLAGFGVVGLGALSACGKTTKMAASPPTDGKLESKLNLYSWGDYDNPELLDAFKSQNDILVQVDAYGSNEELVAKLSTSRGTSGYDVVVPTGSNIPQMLEHDLLQELDLSLIPNFEHMDPNFTHQYFDPDNTYSICKAWGTTGFVYNTKRIGREMSSWQDFLDAAQKEAAGTTALLEDPWEVSAIALAAQGFSLNTQDEGELDKARKIIVDDLAPNVKAYVGNAATSMIQGSFTLLHAFNGDARQGLTEVKDPENWKFVFPTPSANLWMDCWAIATGAPHPDAAHAFINHMLSPDTAVDQLDYIGYPIGTKGLAEQAKQADLDQQDLIFPAQKVLDRLEPSKQTPADQIRTKILTDAQAGSGA; this is translated from the coding sequence ATGGTCCGGCAGAGACCCGATGTGACGTTCCTGGCGCCGCGGGCCGCCTCGGCGAGGTTGAGCCGACGAGCGCTGCTGGCCGGTTTCGGCGTCGTCGGACTCGGAGCACTGAGCGCGTGCGGGAAGACCACGAAGATGGCGGCATCGCCGCCGACCGACGGAAAGCTCGAATCGAAGCTCAACCTCTACTCGTGGGGCGACTACGACAACCCGGAACTTCTCGACGCCTTCAAGTCCCAGAACGACATCCTTGTCCAGGTCGACGCCTACGGGTCGAACGAGGAGCTCGTGGCGAAGCTCTCGACTTCGCGCGGGACATCCGGCTATGACGTGGTCGTGCCGACGGGGTCGAACATTCCGCAGATGCTCGAACATGATCTGCTCCAGGAGCTCGACCTCAGCCTGATCCCGAACTTCGAGCACATGGACCCGAACTTCACTCATCAGTACTTCGACCCGGACAACACGTACTCGATCTGCAAGGCGTGGGGCACAACCGGGTTCGTCTACAACACGAAGAGGATCGGCCGGGAGATGTCGAGCTGGCAGGACTTCCTCGATGCCGCGCAGAAGGAAGCGGCCGGCACGACCGCCCTGCTCGAGGACCCATGGGAGGTCTCGGCGATCGCCCTGGCTGCACAGGGTTTCAGCCTCAACACCCAGGACGAAGGAGAGCTCGACAAGGCTCGGAAGATCATCGTCGACGATCTGGCCCCGAATGTGAAGGCCTATGTCGGCAACGCCGCCACGAGCATGATCCAGGGCAGCTTCACTCTTCTGCACGCCTTCAACGGCGACGCCAGGCAGGGTCTGACCGAGGTCAAGGACCCGGAGAACTGGAAGTTCGTCTTTCCGACCCCCTCGGCGAATCTGTGGATGGACTGCTGGGCGATCGCCACCGGCGCCCCGCACCCGGATGCGGCGCACGCCTTCATCAACCACATGCTCTCGCCGGACACCGCGGTCGACCAGCTCGACTACATCGGCTACCCGATCGGAACGAAGGGCCTGGCCGAGCAGGCGAAGCAGGCCGACCTCGACCAGCAGGACCTCATCTTCCCCGCCCAGAAGGTCCTCGACCGTCTCGAACCGAGCAAGCAGACTCCGGCCGATCAGATCCGGACGAAGATCCTCACCGACGCCCAGGCCGGGAGCGGAGCATGA
- a CDS encoding ABC transporter ATP-binding protein, protein MTSTATSVPSAETGLDHLEIQGVKKVFGDNTAIERLDLSVRKGEFLSLLGPSGCGKTTLLRMIAGFETPTDGAILLAGKDIVSLPPHRRPVNTVFQSYLLFPHMNIADNIAYGLKQAKVPKPEIAQRVRDALALVQMEDFAGRKPEQLSGGQQQRIALARALVNRPQVLLLDEPMSALDRKLREEMQLELKRLHTKLDTTFVFVTHDQDEALAMSDRIVVMYDGVIQQIGSGEDIYANPHNGFVAGFIGKQNFIPAEVASTDTTTVTLRTANAVLTAPTLTLRPATAAGEPRDLEVGDRVRAAIRPERMHVAPAGKGSGEANTARGSVISYSFLGDVIQYMIVVGDNDEILARVPAAGREPISAGTEVELSWNADAVAVYDREPSAVTSLLEGGA, encoded by the coding sequence ATGACCAGTACAGCCACCTCGGTGCCCTCCGCGGAGACCGGACTCGACCATCTCGAGATCCAGGGAGTGAAGAAGGTCTTCGGCGACAACACCGCCATCGAACGCCTCGATCTGAGCGTCCGCAAGGGCGAATTCCTGTCCCTGCTCGGCCCCTCCGGCTGCGGAAAGACCACCCTGCTGCGGATGATCGCCGGCTTCGAGACCCCCACCGACGGTGCGATCCTGCTCGCCGGCAAGGACATCGTGTCCCTGCCGCCGCACCGCCGTCCGGTCAATACGGTGTTCCAGTCCTACCTGCTGTTCCCGCATATGAACATCGCCGATAACATCGCCTACGGACTCAAGCAGGCGAAGGTCCCGAAGCCGGAGATCGCGCAGCGGGTCCGCGACGCCCTCGCCCTTGTGCAGATGGAGGACTTCGCCGGACGCAAGCCCGAGCAGCTCTCCGGCGGTCAGCAGCAGCGCATCGCTCTGGCCCGGGCGCTGGTCAACCGCCCGCAGGTCCTCCTCCTCGACGAGCCGATGTCGGCGCTCGACAGGAAGCTGCGTGAGGAGATGCAGCTCGAGCTCAAACGCCTCCACACGAAGCTCGACACGACCTTCGTCTTCGTCACCCACGATCAGGATGAGGCACTGGCGATGAGCGATCGCATCGTCGTCATGTACGACGGCGTCATCCAGCAGATCGGGTCCGGTGAGGACATCTACGCGAACCCGCACAACGGCTTCGTCGCCGGCTTCATCGGCAAACAGAACTTCATCCCCGCCGAGGTGGCGTCCACCGATACGACGACCGTGACCCTGCGTACGGCCAACGCCGTGCTCACGGCCCCGACGCTGACTCTCAGACCGGCCACCGCCGCCGGTGAGCCACGTGATCTCGAGGTCGGAGACCGAGTGCGCGCAGCCATCCGTCCTGAACGGATGCACGTCGCCCCTGCAGGCAAGGGCTCCGGAGAAGCGAACACGGCGCGCGGTTCCGTGATCTCGTATTCGTTCCTCGGCGATGTCATCCAGTACATGATCGTCGTCGGTGACAACGACGAGATCCTCGCTCGAGTCCCCGCCGCCGGGCGGGAGCCGATCAGCGCCGGCACCGAGGTGGAGCTGAGCTGGAATGCCGACGCCGTGGCCGTGTACGACCGTGAGCCGAGCGCAGTCACGTCCCTCCTCGAAGGCGGTGCCTGA
- a CDS encoding amidohydrolase, which translates to MDLDILDVAIFDGEALRAENRVSIRDGIITEIGTGPAAVPASRTINADGKLLTPGFVDAHAHTTFGGQEALACDISGADSLEAALQMVRDYAADTNRDDGATDPANDWVIGGGWSMAHFPGGDPTADILDEACPDRPAILLSADHHSAWVNTQAMAAAGLDETSTAPAGGVIVADSASRPTGCLHESAIDLVSAHVPAASEEEVLAGLHEGQRYLNSLGVTAWMDAIVGDYGGHRDPYGTYIGAAESGDLHSEVVGSLWWPRGVEDIDTEVARLTDLARTDGRFRATSVKFMLDGIVESRTAAMTNEYTCTCGGFGTSYFTRAHLEASFAALDAAGFDIHCHAIGDAAVKAALDAFEAVRSQGTAGTGTTGAAEPGERRHHIAHVQVVDPADVPRFAELGVTANLQALWACHDEQMIDLNLPFLGAERSGWLYPFGSLNRTGAHLAMGSDWPVSTANPWEAIHVALNRSHPTAADESPLLPDEAIDLTTALRAYTAGSAHLLRSADNGHIRTGQPANLALSSENPFTLPPTDIAGITNELTICDGRIVHDALPLHTPAPTTPSASTTTGSAS; encoded by the coding sequence TTGGACCTCGATATCCTCGACGTCGCGATCTTCGACGGTGAGGCTCTGCGCGCCGAGAATCGTGTGAGCATCCGCGACGGGATCATCACCGAGATCGGCACCGGACCCGCAGCTGTGCCCGCGTCGCGCACGATCAACGCCGACGGGAAGCTGCTCACTCCCGGCTTCGTCGATGCGCATGCGCACACGACCTTCGGCGGTCAGGAGGCCCTGGCCTGCGATATCAGCGGAGCGGACAGCCTCGAGGCCGCGCTGCAGATGGTCCGCGACTATGCCGCCGACACGAACCGTGATGACGGCGCGACCGACCCTGCGAACGACTGGGTCATCGGCGGCGGCTGGTCGATGGCCCACTTTCCCGGAGGAGACCCGACCGCCGACATCCTCGACGAGGCCTGCCCCGACAGGCCCGCGATCCTGCTCAGCGCCGACCACCATTCGGCATGGGTGAACACGCAGGCGATGGCTGCGGCCGGACTCGACGAGACGTCCACGGCACCTGCCGGCGGCGTCATCGTCGCCGATTCCGCGAGCCGCCCCACCGGGTGCCTGCACGAATCGGCCATCGACCTCGTCTCAGCCCACGTTCCCGCCGCCTCCGAGGAGGAGGTCCTGGCCGGTCTGCACGAAGGTCAGCGCTACCTCAACTCCCTCGGCGTGACCGCGTGGATGGACGCCATCGTCGGCGACTACGGCGGCCACCGCGATCCCTATGGCACCTACATCGGGGCAGCGGAATCGGGTGATCTCCATTCCGAGGTCGTCGGCAGTCTGTGGTGGCCGCGCGGAGTCGAGGACATCGACACCGAGGTGGCCCGACTGACCGATCTCGCCCGCACCGACGGCCGCTTCCGCGCCACCTCGGTGAAGTTCATGCTCGACGGGATCGTCGAGTCTCGGACCGCGGCCATGACCAACGAATACACCTGCACCTGCGGCGGCTTCGGAACGAGCTATTTCACTCGCGCCCACCTCGAGGCCTCGTTCGCCGCCCTCGATGCGGCCGGCTTCGACATCCACTGCCATGCGATCGGCGATGCCGCGGTCAAGGCCGCCCTCGACGCTTTCGAGGCCGTCCGCAGCCAGGGTACGGCCGGCACCGGGACGACCGGCGCAGCCGAGCCCGGCGAACGCCGTCACCATATCGCCCACGTCCAGGTCGTGGATCCCGCCGATGTCCCGCGCTTCGCCGAACTCGGCGTCACCGCGAACCTGCAGGCGCTGTGGGCCTGCCACGACGAGCAGATGATCGACCTCAACCTGCCCTTCCTCGGCGCCGAGCGCAGCGGCTGGCTCTATCCCTTCGGGTCTCTCAATCGCACCGGCGCCCATCTGGCGATGGGCTCGGACTGGCCGGTGTCGACGGCGAACCCATGGGAGGCGATCCATGTCGCACTCAACCGCTCGCACCCGACTGCCGCGGATGAGTCGCCGTTGCTGCCCGACGAGGCCATCGACCTCACGACGGCGCTGCGCGCCTACACCGCAGGTTCGGCACACCTGCTGCGCTCGGCCGACAACGGCCACATCCGCACCGGTCAGCCGGCCAACCTCGCCTTGTCCAGCGAGAATCCCTTCACGCTGCCGCCGACCGATATCGCGGGGATCACGAACGAACTGACCATCTGCGACGGGCGCATCGTCCACGACGCCCTGCCGCTTCACACTCCGGCACCGACCACGCCGTCCGCCTCGACCACCACCGGCTCAGCCAGCTGA
- the purD gene encoding phosphoribosylamine--glycine ligase, with product MSSVRRREHALVLALSRDPQVDAVIAAPGNPGIAQIAHTEAVDASDAAAVTALAETLDVDLVVIGPEAPLVAGVADALREASFPVFGPSAEAAHLEGSKAFAKEVMESANVPTARTVVAYSTDEAAAALREFGAPHVVKADGLAAGKGVVVTDDFDAALTHASSCLEVSDRVVIEDYLDGPEVSLFVLCDGKTTVPLAPAQDFKRIGDGDTGPNTGGMGAYSPLPWLPAGTVDEIIDTVAQPVVDEMARRGTPFTGLLYCGLALTRKGLRVIEFNVRFGDPETQSVLARLSSPLGQTLLAAAEGRLHETAPLEWDPRSSVTVVMAAENYPGTPSTGDIIRGLDTAATLPDISVLHAGTKLATGPSGGFAPEDAVITKDIAETGDIVTSGGRVLSVVSLGDDLDDARAKAYAAVDQIKWDGEQHRTDIAETAAAGRIELASGYAAPAPVAPVLPGWKHVYSGKVRDLYIPADAADAASAQQLLMVASDRISAYDWVLDSEIPDKGKVLTGLSLWWFDQLADVIGNHVISSDVPEAVAGRGLIVQNLSMFPVECVARGYLTGSGMSDYRATGSVCGIQLPAGLVEADRLEPPIFTPATKAELGEHDENVSFEAVAETVGTETAERLRDLTVEIYQRAEQIARERGIILADTKFEFGTLADGTIVLGDEVLTPDSSRFWDAEGYEAGKAQSSFDKQFVRDWLTEESGWDKASDTPPPALPAEVVEKTRARYIEAFEKLTGETFPG from the coding sequence TTGTCATCGGTTCGGCGCCGCGAACACGCCCTCGTCCTCGCTCTCTCGCGCGACCCGCAGGTCGACGCCGTCATCGCTGCTCCCGGCAATCCCGGTATCGCGCAGATCGCCCACACCGAGGCGGTCGATGCCTCGGATGCCGCCGCCGTGACCGCGCTGGCTGAGACCCTCGACGTCGATCTCGTCGTCATCGGGCCCGAAGCTCCGCTGGTCGCCGGAGTTGCGGATGCTCTGCGCGAAGCCTCCTTCCCCGTCTTCGGCCCCAGCGCGGAAGCCGCCCACCTCGAAGGCTCGAAGGCGTTCGCGAAGGAGGTCATGGAGTCCGCGAACGTGCCGACTGCACGCACCGTCGTCGCCTATTCGACCGACGAGGCGGCGGCCGCGCTGCGCGAATTCGGCGCCCCGCATGTGGTGAAGGCCGATGGCCTGGCCGCCGGCAAGGGGGTCGTCGTCACCGATGACTTCGACGCCGCGCTGACGCATGCGAGCTCCTGCCTCGAGGTCTCCGACCGGGTCGTCATCGAGGACTACCTCGACGGACCCGAGGTCTCCCTGTTCGTCCTCTGCGACGGAAAGACCACCGTCCCCCTGGCCCCGGCGCAGGACTTCAAACGCATCGGAGACGGTGACACCGGCCCGAACACGGGCGGAATGGGCGCGTATTCGCCGTTGCCATGGCTGCCTGCCGGCACCGTTGACGAGATCATCGACACCGTCGCCCAGCCCGTCGTCGATGAGATGGCCCGCCGCGGCACTCCGTTCACCGGACTCCTCTACTGCGGACTCGCGCTGACACGCAAGGGTCTGCGCGTCATCGAGTTCAACGTCCGCTTCGGCGATCCGGAGACCCAGTCGGTGCTCGCCCGCCTGTCCAGCCCCCTGGGCCAGACGCTGCTCGCCGCTGCCGAAGGCCGCCTGCACGAGACCGCGCCCCTCGAATGGGATCCGCGCTCCTCGGTGACCGTGGTCATGGCCGCCGAGAACTACCCGGGGACGCCGAGCACCGGAGACATCATCCGCGGACTCGACACCGCCGCGACCCTGCCAGACATCAGCGTCCTGCACGCGGGCACGAAACTCGCGACCGGTCCCAGCGGCGGATTCGCCCCCGAAGACGCCGTGATCACGAAGGACATCGCCGAGACCGGAGACATCGTCACCTCCGGCGGCCGCGTGCTCTCCGTCGTCTCGCTCGGTGACGACCTGGACGATGCGCGGGCGAAGGCCTATGCCGCGGTCGACCAGATCAAGTGGGACGGTGAGCAGCACCGCACCGATATCGCCGAGACGGCCGCCGCCGGACGTATCGAGCTCGCCTCCGGATACGCCGCCCCCGCACCGGTCGCCCCGGTGCTGCCGGGCTGGAAGCACGTGTATTCGGGGAAGGTCCGCGACCTCTACATTCCCGCCGACGCCGCCGATGCCGCGAGTGCGCAGCAGCTGCTCATGGTCGCCTCGGACCGCATCTCCGCCTATGACTGGGTACTCGACTCGGAGATCCCGGACAAGGGCAAGGTGCTCACCGGACTGAGCCTGTGGTGGTTCGATCAGCTCGCCGATGTCATCGGCAACCATGTCATCAGCTCAGACGTGCCCGAGGCCGTGGCCGGCCGCGGCCTCATCGTGCAGAACCTCTCCATGTTCCCCGTCGAGTGCGTGGCCCGCGGCTACCTCACCGGATCGGGAATGTCGGACTACCGGGCCACCGGATCGGTCTGCGGCATCCAGCTGCCGGCCGGACTCGTCGAGGCCGATCGCCTCGAGCCTCCGATCTTCACTCCGGCAACGAAAGCCGAGCTCGGCGAACACGATGAGAACGTCAGCTTCGAGGCCGTCGCCGAGACCGTCGGGACCGAGACCGCAGAGAGGCTGCGCGACCTGACCGTGGAGATCTACCAGCGTGCCGAGCAGATCGCCCGGGAACGCGGGATCATCCTCGCCGACACGAAGTTCGAGTTCGGGACCCTGGCCGACGGCACGATTGTCCTCGGCGACGAAGTGCTCACCCCGGACTCCTCCCGCTTCTGGGACGCCGAGGGCTATGAGGCAGGCAAGGCTCAGTCGAGCTTCGACAAGCAGTTCGTCCGCGATTGGCTGACCGAAGAATCCGGCTGGGACAAGGCATCGGACACTCCTCCCCCGGCGCTGCCCGCCGAGGTGGTCGAGAAGACCCGTGCCCGCTATATCGAGGCTTTCGAGAAGCTCACCGGAGAGACCTTCCCCGGCTGA
- a CDS encoding asparaginase gives MTYSTFTPGQAAELAVVERSGFIESRHIGSAVVLDPEGSPLISLGSPDASVFTRSSLKPLQAIAAMSLGAQLEGPSAALAAASHKSEAGHVEVVSAMLEAAGLDVSDLQCPSAHPADGAFRRQLQEEARAAGEDSTDPRSRLYFNCSGKHAAFLAAARAIGADTATYLSPDHPVQQKVAEVVAAFASEAPSAIGIDGCGAPVFALSLTGLARAIGRVVRMGCSDVAVEETAGAWTAYEPEARTLTEAVFADPWTIEGHGRPNSTVIDRLGVFAKGGAEGVIVMATRTGYAVAVKCLDGSSRATGLVALTLLQRAGAFDAEPGAASAPGSETVDAVIAEITDPVTGGTDSEGRTNVVGRLELGEDIADIGERKRD, from the coding sequence GTGACCTACTCGACTTTCACTCCCGGCCAAGCCGCCGAGCTCGCCGTCGTCGAGCGCTCCGGCTTCATCGAATCCCGCCACATCGGGTCCGCCGTCGTCCTCGACCCGGAGGGATCACCGCTGATCAGTCTGGGTTCCCCCGACGCTTCAGTGTTCACACGCTCTAGTCTCAAACCGCTGCAGGCGATCGCGGCGATGAGCCTCGGGGCGCAGCTCGAGGGACCGTCCGCTGCCCTGGCCGCCGCCTCGCACAAGTCCGAAGCCGGGCACGTCGAGGTCGTGTCCGCGATGCTCGAAGCCGCCGGTCTGGACGTGTCCGACCTGCAGTGCCCGTCGGCACACCCCGCCGATGGGGCCTTCCGTCGTCAGTTGCAGGAGGAGGCCCGGGCCGCCGGGGAGGACAGCACCGACCCGCGTTCGCGCCTGTACTTCAACTGCTCCGGCAAGCACGCGGCGTTCCTCGCCGCCGCCCGCGCCATCGGCGCCGACACCGCCACCTATCTGTCCCCGGACCATCCCGTGCAGCAGAAGGTCGCCGAGGTGGTCGCCGCCTTCGCGTCCGAAGCGCCGTCGGCGATCGGCATCGACGGCTGCGGTGCTCCCGTCTTCGCGCTCAGCCTCACCGGGCTGGCGCGAGCGATCGGCCGGGTTGTCCGGATGGGCTGCTCCGACGTCGCGGTCGAGGAGACGGCCGGAGCATGGACTGCCTATGAGCCTGAGGCCCGCACCCTCACCGAGGCGGTCTTCGCCGACCCGTGGACGATCGAGGGCCACGGCCGACCGAATTCGACCGTCATTGACCGGCTCGGCGTCTTCGCCAAGGGCGGGGCCGAGGGCGTCATCGTCATGGCCACCCGGACCGGGTACGCCGTCGCCGTGAAATGCCTCGACGGAAGTTCCCGGGCCACGGGACTTGTCGCCCTCACCCTGCTCCAGCGGGCGGGAGCGTTCGACGCCGAGCCGGGAGCCGCCTCGGCGCCGGGGAGCGAGACGGTGGACGCTGTGATCGCTGAGATCACGGACCCGGTCACCGGGGGCACGGATTCCGAGGGGCGGACGAACGTTGTCGGACGCCTGGAGCTCGGGGAAGATATTGCCGATATCGGTGAGAGAAAGAGGGACTGA
- a CDS encoding sterol carrier family protein: MAIRRRIDSDQGRSALEMWLTQARLDAAPADRSTTATAVRFTLEELAARAEGNSVEVRVPPFGVTQCIAGPRHTRGTPPNVVETSAEVWLSLVTGRTDFATALAAGDIDASGTRADLGDFLPLFTPAELEA, encoded by the coding sequence ATGGCGATTCGCAGAAGGATCGACTCCGATCAGGGACGCAGCGCACTCGAGATGTGGCTGACGCAGGCGAGGCTCGACGCGGCCCCGGCCGACCGATCAACCACCGCCACCGCCGTGCGCTTCACTCTCGAAGAGCTCGCCGCCCGCGCCGAAGGCAACAGCGTCGAAGTCCGGGTCCCGCCGTTCGGCGTCACCCAGTGCATCGCCGGTCCCCGGCACACCCGCGGCACCCCGCCGAACGTCGTCGAAACCTCCGCCGAGGTGTGGCTGAGCCTGGTCACCGGACGCACCGACTTCGCAACCGCGCTCGCCGCAGGAGACATCGACGCCTCGGGTACCCGAGCCGACCTCGGCGACTTCCTGCCCCTCTTCACCCCTGCAGAACTCGAGGCCTGA
- a CDS encoding aldehyde dehydrogenase family protein: protein MSAQITQTTSFIGGRHVPSLLTYANIDPATGGQLGDIARAGADEVDRAVQAAAKAQQEWKRSSPEQRSRLLIATAAVITANRDDLARIESEDTGKPITQAYADVDVCARYFEFYGHTIESYYGHAIPLAEDMHVYTRREPFGVTGHIVAWNYPLQLIGRAAATSLATGNCAVAKPADETPRSTVRLAELIHSVGFPAGAFNVVTGLGSEAGAALSAHPGVAHLGFVGSTQTGSAIAHAAADRVVPTVLELGGKSANIVFPDADIDAAIPSLVRSIIQNAGQTCSAGSRLIVHRDIHSEVVEKMAAAMAQVTIGYGLDDPMLGPLISAKQHDRVDGFLSEVDSGQIATGGTRPDGLADDLAAGAFITPTIVDSVDPKSRIAQEEVFGPVVATLPFADDDEAVALANGTDYGLVSALWTQNISRAHRLAAEVDAGQIFVNTYGAGGGVELPFGGFKKSGYGREKSIEALDEYTQTKTVAIKL from the coding sequence ATGAGCGCACAGATCACGCAGACGACGTCGTTCATCGGCGGGCGGCATGTGCCGTCCCTGCTCACCTACGCCAATATCGACCCGGCCACCGGAGGCCAGCTCGGCGATATCGCCCGCGCCGGGGCCGATGAAGTCGATCGGGCGGTGCAGGCTGCGGCGAAGGCACAGCAGGAATGGAAGCGCTCGAGCCCCGAACAGCGCTCCCGCCTGCTCATCGCCACCGCGGCCGTCATCACCGCCAACCGCGACGATCTGGCCCGCATCGAATCCGAGGACACGGGCAAGCCGATCACCCAGGCCTATGCCGACGTCGACGTGTGCGCCCGCTACTTCGAGTTCTACGGCCACACCATCGAGTCCTACTACGGCCACGCGATCCCGCTGGCCGAGGACATGCACGTCTACACGCGGCGAGAGCCCTTCGGCGTCACCGGGCACATCGTGGCTTGGAACTATCCGCTCCAGCTCATCGGCCGCGCCGCCGCCACCTCGCTGGCCACCGGCAACTGCGCTGTCGCCAAACCCGCGGACGAGACCCCGCGGTCGACCGTGCGACTGGCCGAACTCATCCACTCCGTCGGCTTCCCCGCCGGAGCCTTCAACGTCGTCACCGGCCTCGGCTCCGAGGCGGGAGCGGCACTGAGCGCCCACCCGGGAGTCGCACATCTGGGCTTCGTCGGATCGACGCAGACCGGCTCGGCCATCGCCCACGCCGCTGCCGATAGGGTCGTGCCCACGGTCCTCGAACTCGGTGGGAAGTCCGCGAACATCGTCTTCCCCGACGCCGATATCGATGCGGCGATCCCGTCGCTGGTGCGCTCCATCATCCAGAACGCCGGGCAGACCTGCTCGGCCGGGTCCCGGCTCATCGTCCACCGTGACATCCACTCCGAGGTCGTCGAGAAGATGGCCGCCGCCATGGCGCAGGTGACCATCGGCTACGGCCTCGACGACCCGATGCTCGGGCCCCTGATCTCGGCCAAGCAGCACGACCGGGTGGACGGGTTCCTCTCCGAGGTCGATTCCGGGCAGATCGCCACCGGCGGCACCCGACCCGACGGTCTGGCCGACGACCTCGCCGCTGGGGCGTTCATCACCCCCACCATCGTCGACTCCGTCGACCCTAAGTCCCGGATCGCCCAGGAGGAGGTCTTCGGTCCCGTCGTCGCGACCCTGCCGTTCGCCGACGACGATGAAGCCGTGGCCCTGGCCAACGGCACCGACTACGGCCTCGTCAGCGCACTGTGGACGCAGAACATCTCCCGCGCCCACCGATTGGCTGCCGAGGTCGATGCCGGCCAGATCTTCGTCAACACCTACGGTGCCGGCGGGGGAGTCGAACTGCCCTTCGGCGGGTTCAAGAAGTCCGGCTACGGTCGCGAGAAGTCCATCGAAGCCCTCGACGAATACACGCAGACGAAGACCGTCGCCATCAAGCTGTGA
- a CDS encoding DMT family transporter — MTFPVLGLVLIAAVAHAVWNLAAKSVTGRGYAFVLAYHGLSALLLAPVAAVIIATGAQPLNWALVGAAALSAVFHIVYSVALQSGYDHAPLGVVYPTARGIGPVVTIIIAVAFLGERPTLAEAVGAFTVIAGIAVVTIRPRGGGDGPTSSDGLRRGLAWGGLIGAFIASYTLWDDFAVNHVSDSPLLYFAVSEACVGLIMTVGMVALPGGREKRADFREILLSHKRALVTVAILSPLAYVLVLYAMQKAPVALVAPVRETSIIVGTLLAWWFFGERNVLLKLAGALVVVAGIGLIALG; from the coding sequence ATGACCTTCCCGGTGCTCGGGCTCGTCCTCATCGCCGCCGTCGCCCACGCCGTCTGGAACCTCGCCGCGAAGTCCGTCACCGGCAGAGGCTATGCCTTCGTGCTCGCCTACCACGGGCTCTCGGCGCTCCTGCTCGCCCCGGTCGCGGCCGTCATCATCGCCACCGGCGCGCAGCCGCTGAACTGGGCACTGGTCGGCGCGGCGGCGCTGAGCGCGGTCTTCCACATCGTCTACTCCGTGGCCCTGCAGTCCGGTTACGACCACGCCCCGCTGGGCGTCGTCTACCCGACGGCGCGCGGCATCGGGCCGGTCGTGACGATCATCATCGCCGTGGCCTTCCTCGGTGAGCGTCCCACCCTCGCCGAGGCGGTCGGAGCCTTCACCGTCATCGCCGGCATCGCCGTCGTCACGATCCGTCCCCGCGGCGGCGGGGACGGCCCCACGAGCAGCGACGGTCTGCGACGGGGGCTCGCCTGGGGCGGGCTGATCGGGGCGTTCATCGCCTCGTACACACTCTGGGACGACTTCGCCGTGAACCATGTCAGCGATTCCCCGCTGCTCTACTTCGCCGTCTCCGAAGCCTGCGTCGGGCTCATCATGACCGTCGGAATGGTCGCGCTTCCCGGCGGCCGGGAGAAGCGCGCGGACTTCCGCGAGATCCTTTTGAGCCACAAGCGCGCGCTCGTGACCGTGGCGATCCTCTCACCGCTGGCCTATGTGCTCGTCCTCTACGCGATGCAGAAGGCGCCGGTGGCGCTCGTGGCCCCCGTGCGGGAGACCTCGATCATCGTCGGCACTCTGCTGGCGTGGTGGTTCTTCGGGGAGAGGAACGTGCTGCTCAAACTCGCCGGTGCCCTGGTCGTGGTCGCGGGCATCGGGCTCATCGCGCTCGGATGA